A genomic window from Variovorax paradoxus includes:
- a CDS encoding ABC transporter permease has protein sequence MLKLEPRPELSRFWSYASPILALLITVLIGVALFAALGKDPVKGLLVFFYEPIKSGYAIGELMVKATPLLIIALGLAVCFRSNVWNIGAEGQFVFGAIAAGGVALLADKTTGQWIVAAILLAGILGGMVWAGIVAFLRDKYNANEILVSLMLVYVATLLLGYMVYGPWKDPNGYNFPQTKTFEAVTQIPRLFKGSRVSIGLVIALAGAGALWVFLFRTRAGFAQQVGGLAPAASRYAGFSARRAVWIALLTSGGAAGLAGALEVAGPLGQLTPYVPAGYGFAAIIVAFVGRLHPVGMIFSAILMSMFYIGGELAQSRLGLPKSLTGVFQGLLLFTLLACDTLIAYRIRRKAAAKAATMTTASLQASTPITAPVARATEGSH, from the coding sequence ATGCTTAAGCTCGAACCCCGCCCGGAGCTGTCGCGCTTCTGGAGCTATGCCTCGCCGATCCTGGCGCTGCTGATTACCGTGCTGATCGGCGTGGCGCTGTTCGCCGCGCTCGGCAAGGACCCGGTCAAGGGCTTGCTGGTGTTCTTCTATGAACCCATCAAGAGCGGCTACGCCATCGGCGAGCTGATGGTGAAGGCGACACCGCTGCTCATCATCGCGCTGGGGCTGGCCGTGTGCTTCCGCTCGAACGTGTGGAACATCGGCGCCGAAGGGCAGTTCGTGTTCGGCGCCATTGCGGCGGGCGGCGTGGCGCTGCTGGCCGACAAGACCACGGGGCAGTGGATCGTCGCGGCCATCCTGCTGGCCGGCATCCTTGGCGGCATGGTGTGGGCGGGCATCGTCGCGTTCCTGCGCGACAAGTACAACGCCAACGAAATCCTGGTGAGCCTGATGCTGGTCTACGTGGCCACGCTGTTGCTGGGCTACATGGTCTATGGTCCATGGAAAGACCCGAACGGCTACAACTTCCCGCAGACCAAGACCTTCGAGGCGGTCACGCAGATTCCGCGCCTGTTCAAGGGCTCGCGCGTGAGCATCGGGCTGGTCATCGCGCTGGCGGGGGCGGGGGCGCTGTGGGTGTTCCTGTTCCGCACGCGTGCGGGCTTCGCGCAGCAGGTTGGCGGGCTGGCACCAGCGGCCTCGCGCTATGCGGGCTTCTCGGCGCGGCGCGCGGTGTGGATCGCGCTGCTGACTTCGGGCGGCGCGGCCGGCCTGGCCGGTGCGCTCGAAGTGGCCGGGCCGCTTGGCCAGCTTACGCCCTATGTGCCGGCAGGCTATGGCTTCGCAGCCATCATCGTTGCCTTCGTCGGACGGCTGCATCCGGTGGGCATGATCTTCTCGGCCATCCTGATGAGCATGTTCTACATCGGCGGCGAGCTTGCGCAGTCGCGGCTGGGCCTGCCGAAGTCGCTGACCGGTGTGTTCCAGGGGCTGCTGCTGTTCACGCTGCTGGCTTGCGACACCCTCATTGCGTACCGGATCCGGCGCAAGGCCGCAGCTAAAGCCGCCACCATGACCACCGCTTCGCTGCAAGCGAGCACGCCGATCACCGCACCCGTCGCGCGTGCCACCGAAGGGAGCCACTGA